The proteins below are encoded in one region of Takifugu rubripes chromosome 1, fTakRub1.2, whole genome shotgun sequence:
- the mfsd13a gene encoding transmembrane protein 180, which yields MGRSVLGFWQHTFSTAVLYGSLALFTSILHNVFLLYYVETFVSVYKIDKVSFWVGETVFLIWNSFNDPLFGWLSDRSFLSSPQSGSPITNSEVVLRRLKALSTSGPLFALSFLAFWVSWARPGLQFLLCLCLYDGFLTLVDLHHSALLADLAVSASDRTRLNFHCSVFSALGSASVFLSYSFWNKEDFYSFRLFCIALAAFSVVGFLFVSHVLQHHFQKEVLVRRAEAQTLKELTVDLGSPAHSDKPVTIAQYLRQLSRHRNFMWFASMNLVQVFHCHFNSNFFPLFLEHLLSDNISASTGSVLLGISFIAPHLNNLYFLTLCQRYGVYQVIRWLFILKLGLSVAMLLAGADHIYLLCIFIASNRVFTEGTCKLLKLVISDLVDEDFVINRRQQAASALLFGMVALLTKPGQTFAPLIGTWLLCVYTGYDIFERQPVKDSLVSVPDTASGLGTPPLRLGCFYMLVFVPITCALLQLAAWSRFTLHSRKLQGIKTLRQGSQQGHLIDVKAI from the exons ATGGGCAGGAGTGTTTTAGGCTTTTGGCAACACACCTTCTCCACTGCAGTGCTCTATGGCTCTCTGGCTCTCTTTACTTCCATCCTCCACAATGTTTTCCTCCTCTACTACGTGGAGACATTTGTGTCCGTCTACAAGATCGATAAAGTGTCGTTCTGGGTGGGCGAG ACGGTGTTCCTCATCTGGAACAGTTTCAACGACCCTCTCTTTGGTTGGCTGAGTGATCGCTCCTTTCTCAGTTCTCCTCA GTCAGGCTCTCCGATCACAAATTCAGAGGTCGTGCTGCGGCGCCTCAAAGCGCTCTCAACAAGTGGCCCTCTTTTTGCCCTGTCCTTCCTGGCATTCTGGGTGTCCTGGGCCAGACCGGGGCTTCAGTTCCTGTTGTGCCTGTGTCTGTACGATGGGTTCCTCACTCTGGTGGACCTCCACCACAGCGCGCTGTTGGCCGACCTCGCTGTGTCGGCCTCCGATCGAACGCGCCTCAACTTCCACTGTTCCGTGTTCAGCGCTCTGGGCTCAGCTTCCGTGTTTCTCTCCTACTCTTTCTGGAATAAGGAGGACTTTTACTCCTTCCGACTTTTCTGCATCGCTTTGGCGGCTTTTTCCGTCGTGGGATTTTTATTTGTGTCTCATGTGCTACAGCACCATTTCCAAAAGGAAGTCCTTGTGAGACGGGCTGAAGCACAGACCCTTAAGGA ATTGACTGTGGATCTTGGTTCACCTGCCCATTCAGACAAGCCAGTCACAATAGCACAGTACCTCAGGCAGCTCTCCAGACACAGGAACTTTATGTGGTTTGCATCGATGAATCTTGTCCAG GTTTTTCACTGCCATTTTAACAGCaacttctttcctcttttcctggAACATCTCTTGTCGGACAACATTTCTGCCTCGACAGGTTCCGTCCTACTCG GCATCTCTTTTATTGCTCCTCACCTAAATAACTTATATTTCCTGACGCTGTGCCAACGCTATGGAGTTTACCAGGTTATCCGCTGGTTATTTATTCTCAAACTGGGACTTAGTGTGGCTATGCTGCTGGCAGGGGCTGACCACATTTATCTGCTGTGCATCTTCATTGCTAG TAACCGGGTGTTCACAGAGGGGACGTGCAAGCTGCTGAAACTGGTTATTTCTGACCTCGTAGATGAGGATTTTGTCATCAATCGGCGGCAGCAGGCCGCGTCGGCACTTCTGTTTGGGATGGTTGCCTTGTTGACCAAACCAGGCCAGACATTTGCTCCTCTCATTGGCACctggctgctctgtgtttaCACAG GTTACGATATTTTTGAGAGGCAGCCTGTCAAGGACTCCCTGGTGTCGGTGCCTGACACCGCCAGTGGTTTAGGGACTCCACCTCTGCGTCTGGGCTGCTTCTACATGTTGGTGTTTGTGCCTATCACCTGTGCCCTTCTCCAGCTGGCCGCCTGGTCCCGCTTCACGCTTCACAGTCGCAAGCTGCAGGGGATCAAGACCCTGAGGCAGGGTTCCCAGCAGGGCCATCTCATTGATGTCAAGGCCATATGA